Proteins encoded together in one Oceanobacillus iheyensis HTE831 window:
- a CDS encoding pyridoxal-phosphate-dependent aminotransferase family protein: MLTDQHLLRIPGPSPIPPSVQQAMNGTMIGHRGKETKELLQRILPRLKPIFGTKQDVIPIAGSGTAGLEMAVTNAVRPGDHVLVIVTGAFGDRFTKICNAYDLHVNRIDVPWGEAIDPSYIESYLQEHPEISVVFATFCETSTGVLNPIPSLGKVIHQNSNALLVVDGVSCVAGVETKMDDWGIDILITGSQKAFMLPAGLMFISASDRAWEVIENNPHHRFYLDMRTYKKSLADISTPFTPALSLLFGLDQVLNLIDQEGLNNVFKRHLLLRDMTRAAFKALDIPLLTTDEAASPTVTAVQPTDFDSEELRQILKSQFNLSLAGGQQHLKGNIFRVGHMGYCSPADALQTISLIEIGLQLIGKNIELGKGTAAAQQIYIQQEVK, translated from the coding sequence ATGCTTACTGACCAACACCTCCTACGTATACCAGGACCAAGTCCAATACCACCCAGTGTACAACAAGCAATGAATGGTACGATGATTGGACATCGAGGTAAGGAAACAAAGGAACTATTACAACGTATATTACCAAGATTAAAGCCAATTTTTGGTACAAAACAGGATGTAATTCCAATAGCAGGCAGTGGTACTGCAGGACTGGAAATGGCAGTAACTAATGCTGTAAGACCAGGAGATCATGTATTAGTAATAGTTACTGGAGCATTTGGTGATCGCTTCACAAAAATTTGTAATGCTTATGACTTACATGTAAATCGAATAGATGTACCATGGGGAGAGGCAATTGATCCATCTTACATAGAATCATATTTACAAGAGCACCCAGAAATTAGTGTAGTTTTTGCAACATTTTGCGAAACTTCAACTGGCGTGTTAAATCCTATTCCATCATTAGGTAAAGTAATTCATCAAAATTCCAATGCTTTATTGGTTGTTGACGGTGTCTCATGCGTAGCCGGAGTAGAAACAAAAATGGATGATTGGGGTATTGATATCCTCATTACCGGCTCTCAGAAGGCATTCATGCTCCCTGCTGGTCTAATGTTTATTAGTGCGAGTGATCGTGCATGGGAAGTGATTGAGAACAATCCACATCACCGTTTTTATCTTGATATGCGTACGTACAAAAAAAGCTTAGCAGATATCTCTACTCCGTTCACACCTGCTTTGTCTCTATTATTTGGATTGGATCAAGTATTGAACTTAATTGATCAAGAAGGATTAAATAATGTCTTTAAACGTCATCTCCTTTTACGCGATATGACAAGAGCCGCTTTTAAGGCATTAGATATTCCGCTGTTAACTACGGACGAAGCAGCTTCACCGACTGTTACTGCTGTACAACCAACTGATTTTGACTCTGAAGAACTCAGACAGATATTGAAATCACAATTTAATCTATCGCTTGCAGGAGGACAGCAACATCTAAAAGGAAACATATTCAGGGTAGGGCATATGGGTTATTGTTCCCCAGCCGATGCTTTGCAAACAATCAGTTTAATTGAGATTGGTTTACAACTAATCGGGAAGAACATTGAATTAGGAAAAGGGACAGCTGCAGCTCAGCAAATTTATATACAGCAGGAGGTAAAATAA